A window of the Thermodesulfobacteriota bacterium genome harbors these coding sequences:
- a CDS encoding ABC transporter permease: protein MTKETAQKNPFDRHPMLEQLSQLWRNKTAVIGLVIITVFILAAIFAPQLSPHDPLEVSLYDQIKPPVWHEKGTWKNILGTDDLGRDTLSRIIYGARVSLAVAVISVGLAFFFGVLLGSISGYYKGTIDSIIMRIMDMILAFPYLLLAIVVVAYLGPSLRNAMMAIGFTYIPRFARIVRGSVLEECEKDYVMAAKSIGANNWRIIFLAILPNCMGPLIVQTTLSMASAILDAAALSFLGLGAQPPTPEWGGMIAMSRGLILRASWVMTFPGIAILLAVLGFNLLGDGLRDALDPRLRD, encoded by the coding sequence ATGACTAAGGAAACAGCACAAAAAAATCCTTTTGACCGGCACCCGATGCTGGAACAGCTCAGTCAGCTGTGGCGAAACAAGACAGCCGTTATCGGTCTGGTGATTATTACCGTATTTATATTAGCGGCCATCTTCGCTCCGCAGCTTAGCCCTCATGATCCACTGGAGGTCTCCCTCTATGATCAGATCAAACCCCCGGTCTGGCACGAAAAAGGAACATGGAAAAACATCCTGGGAACGGATGATCTGGGCAGGGACACCCTTTCCCGTATCATTTATGGCGCCCGCGTATCCCTGGCTGTGGCGGTGATCAGTGTGGGCCTGGCCTTTTTTTTCGGCGTCCTGCTCGGCTCTATTTCCGGATACTATAAAGGAACGATTGACAGCATCATTATGCGCATCATGGATATGATCCTTGCCTTTCCCTATCTTTTGCTGGCCATTGTGGTGGTGGCCTATCTCGGACCGAGCTTGCGGAATGCCATGATGGCCATCGGCTTTACTTATATTCCCCGGTTTGCACGCATTGTGCGCGGCAGTGTGCTGGAAGAATGTGAAAAGGATTATGTGATGGCCGCCAAATCCATCGGTGCCAATAACTGGCGGATCATTTTCCTGGCGATTTTGCCCAACTGTATGGGTCCTCTGATTGTCCAGACCACCTTGAGTATGGCTTCGGCAATTCTGGATGCAGCCGCCTTGAGTTTTTTAGGGCTGGGCGCCCAGCCACCCACTCCCGAATGGGGAGGGATGATTGCCATGAGCCGGGGATTGATTTTACGGGCATCCTGGGTGATGACATTTCCCGGTATTGCGATCTTACTGGCTGTTCTCGGCTTCAACCTGCTGGGTGATGGCCTGCGAGATGCACTTGACCCGAGACTTAGAGACTAA
- a CDS encoding ABC transporter substrate-binding protein, translated as MMKKVLIIMTVFVFAVTGMAMAAPKKGGTLVFGRGGDSVGLDAAYETDGNSFLVCDNIFEALVFYKDESTALEPGLAKSWKISPDGKTYTFNLRKGVKFHDGTPFNADTVVFSIGRMMKERNVKFFGKGWEIPAQERPPEYWVSMEMDKTVGSIEAVGEYTVVFKLKRVEAPFIANMGMDFANIISPEAFLSNPKEFLRNPVGTGPFKFVKWIKDDRIVLTRNNDYWDKKGGPYLERIVFRSIPENSVRFLELKTGNIHICQFPNPADIDLAKKDRNLKLPTQPGMNVGYLSFNHTKEPWKSNLNLRKAIAHAVNRKAIVDNIYQGMGQTAKNPIPPTMWGYNKKIPGFKYDPALSKKLLAKAGYPNGKGLGEITLWSMPVPRPYNPDGRKIGEAMAADLAKVGIKAKIVTFEWGTYLKRQREQPEDMDLFQLGWTGDNGDPDNFLAVLFDGLASSSIRTQWHNEKYHNLMVKGRQTIDQAKRSKIYKQALQLIYDECPVISIAHSTVIWPARKNVMNFKLHPTGSVRLKNVWLK; from the coding sequence ATGATGAAAAAGGTTTTAATCATTATGACCGTATTTGTGTTTGCCGTAACAGGTATGGCCATGGCAGCGCCTAAAAAAGGCGGCACGTTGGTATTCGGCAGGGGCGGGGACAGCGTGGGGCTGGACGCGGCTTATGAAACAGACGGAAACTCTTTTTTGGTCTGTGATAATATTTTTGAGGCTCTGGTATTCTACAAAGATGAATCCACCGCCTTGGAACCCGGTCTGGCTAAATCATGGAAAATTTCTCCGGACGGCAAAACATATACCTTTAATCTGAGAAAAGGGGTAAAATTTCATGACGGCACGCCGTTCAACGCCGATACGGTCGTTTTTTCCATCGGCCGTATGATGAAAGAACGCAATGTAAAATTTTTTGGTAAAGGATGGGAAATTCCGGCTCAGGAACGTCCGCCGGAGTATTGGGTCTCCATGGAAATGGACAAGACGGTTGGTTCCATTGAAGCTGTTGGAGAATACACGGTAGTATTTAAGCTGAAAAGAGTTGAAGCACCATTTATTGCAAACATGGGGATGGATTTTGCCAATATTATCAGCCCCGAGGCTTTTTTGAGCAACCCCAAAGAGTTTTTGAGAAATCCTGTGGGAACCGGTCCCTTTAAATTCGTAAAATGGATCAAAGACGACCGTATCGTACTGACCAGAAACAACGATTACTGGGACAAAAAAGGCGGCCCTTACCTGGAAAGAATTGTTTTTAGATCAATTCCGGAAAATTCGGTTCGCTTCCTTGAGCTCAAGACCGGCAATATCCATATCTGCCAGTTTCCCAATCCGGCTGATATTGATCTGGCAAAAAAAGACCGCAACTTGAAACTCCCAACCCAACCGGGGATGAATGTCGGTTACCTTTCATTCAATCACACCAAGGAACCCTGGAAGAGCAATCTTAACCTGCGTAAGGCCATCGCCCATGCGGTCAACCGTAAAGCAATTGTCGATAATATCTATCAGGGTATGGGACAGACCGCTAAAAATCCAATCCCGCCCACCATGTGGGGTTATAACAAGAAGATCCCCGGGTTTAAATACGATCCTGCCCTGTCAAAGAAGCTCCTTGCCAAAGCCGGATACCCCAATGGAAAAGGATTGGGGGAAATTACACTATGGTCCATGCCTGTTCCTCGTCCGTATAATCCGGACGGGCGCAAGATCGGTGAGGCCATGGCTGCTGATCTGGCAAAAGTCGGTATCAAGGCCAAGATTGTCACTTTTGAGTGGGGAACTTACTTGAAACGGCAGCGGGAACAACCGGAAGACATGGATCTGTTCCAGCTTGGCTGGACCGGTGACAATGGTGACCCGGATAACTTCCTGGCGGTCCTATTCGACGGGTTGGCGTCCAGCTCCATTAGGACCCAGTGGCACAATGAAAAGTACCACAATCTGATGGTCAAGGGCAGACAAACGATTGACCAGGCAAAGCGTAGCAAAATATATAAGCAGGCGCTGCAGCTGATTTACGATGAGTGTCCGGTGATCAGTATTGCCCACTCAACGGTCATCTGGCCCGCACGGAAAAACGTAATGAATTTCAAACTTCATCCCACCGGATCTGTGCGGTTGAAAAACGTGTGGCTCAAGTAG
- a CDS encoding dipeptide ABC transporter ATP-binding protein, whose protein sequence is MPDHWKTPYLLETNDVVKHYPILGGVFLKQVAAVKAVDGISLNIRKGETLGLVGESGCGKTTFGRVILRLEEPTDGEVLFEGENILSYDQNKMRVLRKKMQIIFQDPFSSLNPRKNVSQIIGEPLLIHGVKHKSEREERVLELLHVVGLRREHMRRYPHMFSGGQRQRIGVARALALNPELIVCDEAVSALDVSIQAQVLNLLKELQDEFELTYLFISHDLHVVEHISDRVAVMYLGKLVELANSKELYHRPLHPYTQALLSASPMPDPTLTRKRIILKGDVPSPIDPPAGCRFHTRCMYARDICSSKEPKLQEVEKGHFTACHFAGAVGLNRAA, encoded by the coding sequence ATGCCTGACCATTGGAAAACCCCATACTTGCTTGAAACAAACGATGTGGTGAAACACTACCCGATACTGGGGGGTGTTTTTTTAAAACAGGTGGCAGCTGTTAAAGCGGTGGATGGCATCAGCTTAAACATTCGCAAGGGAGAAACCCTGGGATTGGTGGGTGAATCGGGTTGCGGTAAAACCACTTTCGGACGGGTCATTCTCAGGCTGGAAGAACCTACAGACGGTGAGGTGCTTTTTGAAGGCGAAAACATCCTGTCCTATGATCAAAACAAGATGCGCGTTTTACGTAAAAAGATGCAGATTATTTTTCAGGACCCATTCTCTTCTTTGAACCCCCGTAAAAATGTATCGCAAATTATCGGAGAGCCGCTGCTGATACACGGAGTTAAGCATAAAAGTGAAAGAGAGGAACGGGTGCTGGAGCTTTTGCATGTGGTCGGCTTAAGGCGTGAGCACATGCGCCGATATCCCCATATGTTTTCGGGAGGACAGCGCCAGCGGATCGGGGTGGCCAGAGCACTGGCGCTTAATCCGGAACTGATCGTATGTGACGAAGCCGTTTCCGCACTGGATGTTTCAATCCAGGCCCAGGTGCTTAATCTTCTTAAAGAACTCCAGGATGAATTTGAACTCACCTATCTGTTTATCTCCCATGATTTGCATGTGGTTGAACATATCAGTGACCGGGTGGCGGTAATGTATCTGGGAAAACTGGTGGAACTTGCGAACAGCAAAGAACTCTATCACAGGCCGCTTCATCCTTACACCCAGGCTCTGCTGTCGGCTTCTCCCATGCCGGACCCGACTTTAACAAGAAAACGCATTATTTTAAAAGGAGATGTGCCCAGCCCCATAGATCCTCCGGCCGGATGCCGATTCCACACCCGGTGTATGTACGCACGGGATATATGCAGTTCAAAAGAACCGAAACTACAGGAAGTTGAAAAAGGCCACTTTACCGCGTGCCACTTTGCCGGTGCAGTTGGGCTAAATCGAGCAGCCTAA
- a CDS encoding PilT/PilU family type 4a pilus ATPase codes for MKILKIETDALKMVAAAMGKTEMFGALKEDSLIKIASRAKLCHYDPQENIVKENEPSEAFFMLIKGEVSILHHHKSTDGMIELGRIKPNSIIGEIGLLLKEPRTATVQATQKTLILKFDRALFEYMFENIPAFGPSISQNLARRVEQLSTNIPLPAYDKDSDLPSPDIIQMLPLDFIIRHRVLPLQATQNVLRIGLVNDPSSKVLGAVRSFLPSMELQMVRIDNDFFDTVLGSQAGVEEWSASTEKPEKDEKKGEDKSSPKLDTLLKRMVAEGASDLHLSAGQIPHWRIDGEIQDIADTKKVGAKEVFELLDPVMGKRSKNQFLDQNDTDFVYSVSDVGRFRVNLFRDDLGIGAVFRFIPTKILSFEQLGLPLILKKLSDHPKGLVLITGPTGSGKSTTLAAMIDYINRTRRAHIVTMEDPIEYVHLSKLSLINQREIGRHTNSFSSALRAAFREDPDIVLVGELRDSETISLAIETANTGHLVFGTLHTNSAISALDRIIDSFPPDQQSRVRVGLCDSLKGIVAQVLCKCIGGGRAAAVEVLVVNSAVANLVREEKINQIKSTMQTGKAQGNMLMNEELAKLVRRKKVDYKEALSKAEDKDDLVRRLEN; via the coding sequence ATGAAAATTCTAAAGATTGAAACTGATGCATTGAAAATGGTTGCCGCAGCAATGGGCAAGACTGAGATGTTTGGTGCTCTTAAGGAAGACTCGCTTATTAAAATTGCCAGCCGTGCAAAGCTTTGTCACTATGATCCGCAGGAAAATATTGTAAAAGAAAACGAGCCGTCAGAGGCATTCTTCATGCTTATTAAGGGAGAAGTTTCTATTCTGCACCACCATAAATCCACCGATGGAATGATAGAGCTGGGAAGGATTAAACCAAACAGTATTATCGGGGAAATAGGCCTTTTGTTAAAGGAACCACGCACGGCAACGGTTCAGGCGACTCAAAAGACACTGATCTTGAAGTTTGACAGAGCCCTTTTTGAATATATGTTTGAAAACATACCCGCCTTCGGACCGAGTATCAGCCAAAACCTTGCCAGAAGGGTGGAGCAGCTTTCCACCAATATTCCCCTTCCGGCTTACGATAAAGACTCAGATCTCCCGTCGCCTGATATCATACAAATGCTTCCGCTGGATTTTATTATCAGGCACCGTGTTTTACCATTACAGGCAACCCAAAATGTTTTGCGTATAGGATTAGTCAACGATCCCAGTTCCAAGGTCCTCGGGGCTGTTCGAAGTTTTCTGCCAAGCATGGAGCTCCAGATGGTTCGTATCGACAACGATTTTTTCGATACGGTGCTGGGCTCACAAGCCGGGGTGGAAGAGTGGTCCGCATCTACAGAAAAACCTGAAAAAGATGAAAAAAAGGGTGAAGACAAGTCTTCACCCAAACTGGATACTTTGCTTAAAAGAATGGTGGCCGAAGGGGCTTCCGATCTCCACCTTTCAGCCGGTCAGATTCCACATTGGCGTATTGATGGTGAAATCCAGGACATCGCCGACACAAAGAAAGTCGGAGCTAAAGAGGTTTTTGAGTTATTGGATCCTGTTATGGGTAAACGAAGTAAAAATCAATTTTTAGATCAAAATGACACGGACTTTGTATATTCGGTATCTGATGTGGGAAGGTTTCGTGTAAACCTTTTTCGCGATGATCTTGGTATAGGGGCTGTATTTCGCTTTATTCCCACTAAAATTCTTTCTTTCGAGCAGTTGGGCCTCCCGCTGATTTTAAAGAAGCTGTCCGATCATCCCAAAGGGTTGGTGCTTATTACAGGTCCGACCGGTTCCGGGAAGTCGACTACCCTGGCGGCAATGATAGATTATATTAACCGCACTCGCCGTGCGCATATCGTCACCATGGAGGATCCAATTGAATACGTACATCTAAGTAAACTTTCTTTAATTAATCAACGGGAGATAGGACGCCATACCAATAGTTTTTCCAGTGCCCTTAGGGCTGCCTTCAGAGAGGATCCGGACATTGTGCTTGTAGGTGAATTGCGTGACTCAGAGACCATTTCCCTTGCCATTGAGACTGCAAATACCGGCCACCTGGTTTTCGGTACCCTGCACACCAATTCGGCAATCAGCGCCCTTGATCGTATTATCGATTCCTTTCCACCCGATCAGCAAAGCCGTGTTCGTGTGGGTCTTTGTGACTCGTTAAAAGGTATAGTGGCTCAGGTACTTTGCAAGTGTATCGGTGGTGGTCGAGCAGCTGCTGTGGAAGTTCTGGTGGTTAATTCGGCAGTTGCCAACCTGGTTCGTGAAGAAAAAATAAATCAAATTAAATCTACCATGCAAACCGGAAAAGCACAGGGAAATATGCTTATGAATGAAGAGTTGGCCAAGCTGGTAAGGCGTAAAAAAGTGGATTATAAGGAAGCCTTAAGCAAAGCGGAAGATAAGGACGATCTTGTAAGGCGGTTGGAAAATTAG
- a CDS encoding ABC transporter permease, producing MLSYIIRRILILVPTLLGVSIIVFLMLHMTPGDPAMLLLGERATEETLVELREHLGLNEPLYVQYGMFMKRLMKGDLGETIWTRQKVWTEVKQRFPATIELTVVALCIACFFGIIFGIISATKQYSIFDYVSMLGALAGVSMPVFWLGLIFMLIFSLNLGWLPMSGRLSIDIDLEIITNYYILDAVLTRNWAALKDALWHIIMPAVTLSTIPMAIVARMTRSAMLEVLRQDYIKTAKAKGLSKFMVTFKHALRNALIPVVTTVGLQFGVALGGAILTETIFAWPGVGKWMYDAVMQRDYMVIQGGTLFIAAMFVIINLCVDILYAVINPRISVQ from the coding sequence ATGCTGTCTTATATCATCCGACGCATATTGATTCTGGTCCCCACCCTTCTCGGGGTGTCTATCATTGTTTTTTTAATGTTGCATATGACGCCCGGCGATCCTGCCATGCTGCTTCTGGGTGAAAGAGCCACTGAAGAAACACTGGTTGAACTTAGAGAGCACCTGGGACTGAATGAACCTCTTTACGTCCAATACGGAATGTTCATGAAGCGTTTGATGAAAGGTGATCTGGGCGAAACCATCTGGACCCGCCAGAAGGTCTGGACCGAGGTCAAACAGCGTTTTCCCGCCACCATTGAACTGACTGTGGTGGCCCTATGCATCGCCTGTTTTTTCGGTATTATTTTCGGTATCATTTCGGCAACCAAACAGTACTCCATTTTTGACTATGTCAGCATGCTTGGCGCACTGGCCGGTGTCAGTATGCCCGTTTTCTGGCTGGGGTTGATTTTTATGCTGATTTTTTCTCTCAACCTGGGCTGGCTCCCAATGTCCGGACGGTTGAGTATCGATATCGATCTGGAAATCATCACCAATTATTATATCCTGGATGCTGTTTTGACCCGAAACTGGGCGGCTCTGAAAGATGCGCTCTGGCATATCATCATGCCTGCCGTAACCCTGAGTACCATCCCCATGGCCATTGTCGCCAGGATGACGCGTTCGGCCATGCTTGAAGTTCTTCGCCAGGATTATATTAAAACCGCCAAGGCCAAGGGTCTTTCCAAGTTTATGGTGACTTTCAAGCATGCCCTGCGCAATGCCCTCATCCCGGTAGTAACCACGGTGGGCCTGCAGTTTGGTGTGGCTTTGGGGGGGGCGATATTAACCGAGACAATTTTTGCCTGGCCCGGTGTGGGCAAATGGATGTATGATGCCGTGATGCAGCGCGACTACATGGTCATCCAGGGGGGAACACTGTTTATTGCCGCCATGTTTGTGATCATCAATTTATGTGTAGATATACTGTATGCGGTTATTAACCCGAGAATCAGTGTCCAATAA
- a CDS encoding adenylate/guanylate cyclase domain-containing protein — protein sequence MATKVLKRKLAAIFSADVKGYSRMMGMDEGSTVITLTTYRKEISSLINKHRGRVVDSPGDNLLAEFASVVDAVQCAVKIQERLKTKNKELPRDHRMEFRIGINLGDVIEKRKRIYGDGVNIAARIEGLAEAGGISISSTAYDQVKNKLGLEFGYMGEHNVKNIAEPVRVYKVLMQPGAATPMLPAQKIEVLLYTAVTLGALYFLYFKYLRYIIADFKFMALLPINFISLINIHPIVSIAIGVLFMAVILLLMKFKKKAPQLFFKMLKGGFGFCAGFLLFYLPAAYLPFDAGAGLRRTVYQSENLFVEVVENNVHIYKEPNSDSPILRKVNKGNLLLLADVSKKGSLTWNKVLLGKKEYGWIMRVVPPKFGASEKRLTFTYKFNFRYTDIGAFLIGIFGFVWGFIKFRIRTT from the coding sequence ATGGCTACAAAGGTACTAAAACGTAAGCTTGCCGCCATCTTTAGTGCGGATGTGAAAGGATACAGTCGCATGATGGGTATGGATGAAGGCTCCACTGTCATCACCCTGACAACTTATCGTAAAGAAATTTCTTCTCTCATTAATAAACACAGGGGTCGGGTGGTGGACTCTCCCGGTGACAATCTTTTGGCCGAATTTGCCAGTGTGGTGGATGCAGTTCAATGTGCGGTTAAAATACAGGAAAGACTCAAGACGAAGAACAAGGAACTGCCCCGAGACCATAGGATGGAATTTCGTATCGGTATCAATTTGGGGGATGTAATAGAAAAAAGAAAGCGTATTTATGGTGATGGAGTTAACATTGCAGCCCGGATAGAAGGGCTTGCAGAAGCCGGAGGTATCAGCATTTCAAGCACCGCTTACGACCAGGTAAAGAACAAACTGGGCCTTGAGTTCGGGTATATGGGAGAACACAACGTGAAAAATATCGCGGAGCCTGTAAGAGTGTATAAGGTTCTTATGCAACCCGGAGCTGCCACCCCAATGTTACCGGCACAAAAAATAGAGGTTCTGCTTTATACTGCCGTCACCCTGGGAGCACTGTATTTTCTCTATTTTAAGTATTTAAGATATATTATCGCCGATTTTAAATTTATGGCTTTGTTGCCAATAAACTTTATATCTTTGATAAACATTCATCCGATAGTTTCTATAGCCATTGGTGTTCTTTTTATGGCTGTGATTTTATTGTTAATGAAATTTAAAAAAAAGGCACCCCAACTCTTCTTTAAAATGCTTAAAGGTGGATTCGGTTTTTGTGCCGGTTTTCTTTTATTTTACCTTCCTGCAGCGTACCTTCCTTTTGATGCAGGAGCAGGATTAAGGAGAACCGTTTATCAGTCTGAAAATCTATTTGTTGAGGTGGTGGAAAATAATGTCCATATCTACAAGGAACCCAACAGTGATTCCCCCATACTGCGTAAAGTTAATAAGGGCAATTTATTACTGTTGGCAGATGTGAGTAAAAAAGGCTCGCTGACATGGAATAAAGTGCTGTTGGGGAAAAAAGAATACGGATGGATCATGCGCGTGGTTCCTCCCAAATTCGGTGCATCGGAAAAAAGGCTTACCTTTACTTATAAATTTAACTTTAGATATACAGATATAGGCGCATTCCTAATCGGAATTTTCGGTTTTGTTTGGGGCTTTATTAAATTCAGAATCAGGACTACCTGA
- a CDS encoding ABC transporter ATP-binding protein produces the protein MQNSNLLDIQNLKTYFSVRGQTAKAVDDINLTIQAGQTLGLVGESGCGKSVTAHSIIQLIPDPPGKIMGGKIFFEGDNLLLYSEARMRKIRGNRISMIFQEPMTSLNPVFTVGEQVGEVIRLHQQLSRKDTQERVIGMFHKVGIPAPETRLSDYPHQMSGGMRQRVMIAMALACNPKLMIADEPTTALDVTIQAQILDLMNKLKEETGAAILFITHDLGVIAEMAQHVAVMYAGKRVEFADVNTLFSNPKHPYTIGLLESIPSVGRKTTDGKLSTISGTVPSLFNLPKGCLFSDRCPDAFEDCFKTEPKMYKVGENHIARCLKYA, from the coding sequence ATGCAAAACAGTAACCTACTAGACATTCAAAACCTGAAAACTTATTTTTCTGTTCGGGGACAGACTGCAAAGGCTGTAGACGATATCAACCTGACCATCCAGGCCGGTCAGACCCTGGGACTGGTGGGAGAATCCGGTTGCGGCAAAAGTGTGACGGCCCATTCCATTATCCAGCTCATTCCTGACCCGCCGGGAAAAATTATGGGCGGGAAGATATTCTTTGAAGGCGACAACCTATTGTTATATTCCGAGGCCCGGATGCGTAAAATTCGCGGCAACCGGATTTCCATGATATTCCAAGAACCCATGACATCTTTGAACCCGGTCTTCACCGTGGGAGAACAGGTCGGTGAAGTCATCCGCCTGCACCAGCAACTGTCGCGCAAAGACACCCAGGAGCGTGTGATCGGAATGTTTCACAAGGTGGGTATCCCGGCACCGGAAACTAGGTTGTCCGATTACCCGCACCAGATGAGCGGTGGTATGCGCCAGCGGGTAATGATTGCCATGGCGCTGGCGTGCAATCCCAAACTGATGATTGCCGATGAGCCGACCACAGCCCTGGATGTGACCATTCAGGCACAAATCCTGGACCTGATGAACAAACTTAAAGAGGAAACCGGGGCCGCCATCCTGTTTATCACCCATGATCTGGGTGTCATTGCAGAGATGGCCCAGCACGTTGCGGTTATGTATGCCGGAAAACGGGTTGAATTCGCCGACGTCAACACTCTTTTTTCCAATCCCAAACACCCGTATACCATTGGACTGCTGGAATCGATACCGTCAGTCGGCCGCAAAACCACCGATGGAAAACTCAGCACCATTTCCGGTACCGTACCATCGCTGTTCAACCTACCCAAAGGCTGCCTGTTCAGTGACAGATGCCCGGATGCTTTTGAGGACTGTTTCAAAACCGAACCAAAGATGTATAAAGTTGGTGAAAACCATATTGCAAGGTGCTTAAAATATGCCTGA
- a CDS encoding FAD-dependent oxidoreductase: MSDSKSDMSSITSTVDSVKHLFTAFRFKGLTLKNRIVLPALASFLLDDDGAVTEKAVNHYRLRAAGGPAMVITEACAVSREGIVSPNQARISHDRFIEGLSKIARAVKAEGAIPAIQIHHAGRQTSVKIIKQKPYAPSPLRCPAIRGDVDPLTSEGIQVLVKKFGDAAVRAMEAGFELLEIHGAHGYLINQFISGFSNIREDEYGGSTVGRTRFAREVVREIRSRLGDGFPLSFKISAQEFVPGGLTVEESVQVLKILADAGIDIVQVSAGNDATPEWICQPAFMKKGCLVDSAEKIRKELDIPVMVVGRINDPLMANKIIQTGKADLVCMGRGLMADPKMPKKAIQGRFDDIRTCIACNTCMESIFRKGRVECLVNPALGREREMEIRPAETPKKVMVIGGGPGGLNIAWVAARRGHDVQLFERQPQLGGQLKIGSVSNFKKELLNLIRFQKRQVKRFKVKCHLNHEVTIETIKQVNPEVVVLATGSIPLVPSVEGIENEIVVPIHAVLNRDRPLCKKTIIIGGGAAGCEIALHLSECGSLVTMVEILPKIGGDLETMTKKILVQKLKEHNVQIKTESKLSRIENNGVVITDQNQKETFIETQRVVIAIGYRSDNRLYDQIRSLGYETHRIGDCLEARSAKEAIYEGMALGCSI; the protein is encoded by the coding sequence ATGTCAGACTCAAAATCAGATATGTCTTCCATAACAAGCACAGTAGATTCGGTAAAACATCTTTTTACTGCTTTTCGTTTTAAAGGCCTTACGCTGAAAAACAGAATTGTATTGCCCGCCCTTGCGTCCTTTCTATTAGACGATGATGGTGCTGTTACCGAAAAAGCGGTTAATCATTACAGACTCAGGGCTGCCGGTGGCCCGGCCATGGTTATAACGGAAGCCTGCGCTGTTTCACGGGAAGGCATTGTCTCTCCCAATCAGGCCAGGATTTCCCACGACCGATTTATAGAAGGTCTTTCGAAAATAGCTCGTGCCGTAAAAGCTGAAGGAGCGATCCCCGCCATTCAGATACACCATGCCGGCAGACAGACCTCGGTTAAAATAATCAAACAAAAACCCTATGCCCCGTCACCGCTGCGTTGCCCGGCAATTAGGGGTGATGTAGACCCATTGACTAGTGAAGGCATACAGGTACTGGTGAAAAAATTCGGAGATGCTGCCGTGAGAGCCATGGAAGCCGGTTTTGAACTTTTAGAGATTCACGGCGCACATGGTTATCTGATTAATCAATTTATTTCCGGATTTTCCAACATCAGGGAAGATGAGTATGGCGGGAGTACGGTTGGGAGGACGCGATTTGCCAGAGAGGTTGTACGGGAAATCAGGAGTAGGCTTGGCGACGGATTTCCCTTATCATTTAAAATCAGTGCCCAAGAATTTGTACCCGGCGGTCTAACGGTGGAAGAGAGTGTTCAGGTGCTGAAAATACTGGCTGATGCCGGGATCGATATTGTTCAGGTTTCTGCGGGTAATGATGCAACACCCGAATGGATATGCCAGCCCGCTTTTATGAAAAAGGGTTGTCTGGTAGATTCTGCCGAGAAAATCAGGAAAGAATTGGATATTCCCGTGATGGTGGTGGGAAGGATCAATGATCCGTTGATGGCCAACAAAATTATACAAACCGGAAAGGCCGATCTGGTTTGTATGGGCAGGGGCCTTATGGCGGATCCGAAAATGCCCAAGAAAGCGATACAAGGTCGTTTTGATGATATCAGAACCTGCATCGCCTGTAACACCTGCATGGAATCTATCTTTAGAAAAGGCCGCGTGGAGTGCCTGGTCAACCCCGCTTTGGGCAGGGAAAGGGAGATGGAAATCCGTCCTGCTGAAACGCCTAAAAAGGTGATGGTGATCGGTGGCGGCCCGGGCGGGTTAAACATTGCCTGGGTTGCAGCCAGAAGGGGTCATGATGTGCAACTTTTTGAAAGGCAACCACAGCTGGGTGGTCAGCTGAAAATAGGGAGTGTATCGAACTTCAAAAAAGAACTGCTGAACCTAATCAGGTTCCAGAAAAGACAGGTTAAGAGATTCAAGGTCAAATGCCATCTCAATCATGAAGTGACGATAGAAACCATAAAACAGGTTAATCCGGAGGTGGTTGTTCTGGCAACCGGGTCTATTCCCTTGGTGCCATCGGTTGAAGGGATTGAGAACGAAATTGTTGTTCCCATTCATGCGGTTTTAAACCGTGACCGACCTCTTTGTAAAAAAACAATTATCATTGGAGGTGGCGCTGCCGGTTGTGAGATTGCTCTGCATCTTTCCGAATGTGGATCTTTGGTTACCATGGTTGAAATACTTCCCAAAATCGGGGGTGATCTGGAAACAATGACCAAAAAAATTCTTGTCCAAAAGCTTAAAGAACATAACGTGCAAATAAAAACTGAATCTAAGCTGTCAAGGATTGAAAATAATGGAGTTGTGATTACCGACCAAAACCAAAAAGAAACCTTTATTGAAACTCAAAGAGTGGTGATTGCCATCGGATATCGCTCTGACAACAGGCTTTACGATCAAATCAGATCTTTGGGATATGAAACCCATCGTATCGGCGACTGCCTTGAAGCCAGAAGTGCCAAAGAAGCGATCTATGAGGGAATGGCCTTAGGCTGCTCGATTTAG